One window of Aliarcobacter lanthieri genomic DNA carries:
- the miaA gene encoding tRNA (adenosine(37)-N6)-dimethylallyltransferase MiaA has translation MKEIAIIGTTASGKTSLSLEIASKTNSIILSLDSLCVYKEIDIVSAKPTKEEIGDIVHFGIDEVYPSQTFDVVEFLNLYKKAKNFALENEKNIIIVGGTGFYLKALIDGLSIGVDTKINLDKSIDEAYDFLYNIDKEYMQKIEKNDKYRVEKAYAIYKQTNLTPTEFFKQNPKTPLAKDLKIFEILWEKEELKNRIALRTNQMLRAGLIDEIIYLEKTYNRSPNCMSSIGIVETLDYLDGKISKKELEEKIVLNTTKLAKRQNTFNKGQFENKISNIIPSLNSEIIKYFSI, from the coding sequence ATGAAAGAAATAGCAATCATTGGAACAACAGCTTCTGGAAAAACATCTTTATCTCTTGAAATTGCTTCAAAAACAAACTCAATTATCTTATCTTTAGATTCTCTTTGTGTTTATAAAGAAATAGATATTGTGAGTGCGAAACCGACAAAAGAAGAAATAGGGGATATTGTACATTTTGGAATAGATGAAGTTTATCCAAGTCAGACTTTTGATGTAGTTGAATTTTTAAATTTATATAAAAAAGCAAAGAACTTTGCACTTGAGAATGAAAAAAATATCATCATTGTAGGTGGTACAGGATTTTATTTAAAAGCACTTATTGATGGGCTTAGTATCGGAGTTGATACAAAAATAAATCTTGATAAAAGTATAGATGAAGCTTATGATTTTCTTTATAATATAGATAAAGAGTATATGCAAAAAATAGAAAAAAATGATAAATATAGAGTTGAAAAAGCTTATGCAATATATAAACAAACAAACTTAACTCCAACAGAATTTTTTAAACAAAATCCAAAAACTCCTCTAGCAAAAGATTTAAAAATTTTTGAAATATTATGGGAAAAAGAAGAACTTAAAAATAGAATAGCTTTAAGAACTAATCAGATGCTAAGAGCAGGACTAATAGACGAAATAATATATTTAGAAAAAACATATAATAGAAGTCCAAATTGTATGTCTAGTATTGGTATAGTAGAAACATTAGATTATTTAGATGGAAAAATATCAAAAAAAGAACTAGAAGAAAAAATCGTTTTAAATACTACAAAATTGGCAAAAAGACAAAATACTTTTAATAAAGGTCAATTTGAAAATAAAATTTCAAATATAATTCCTAGCTTAAATTCAGAGATTATTAAGTATTTCTCGATATAA
- the rpmE gene encoding 50S ribosomal protein L31, giving the protein MKKDIHPDYKVCTITCSCGNSFETKSNVETMKIDICSSCHPFFTGEQKLVDAAGRVEKFKAKYNMAK; this is encoded by the coding sequence ATGAAAAAAGATATTCATCCAGATTACAAAGTTTGCACAATTACTTGTTCTTGTGGAAATAGTTTTGAGACAAAATCAAATGTTGAAACAATGAAAATTGACATTTGTTCTTCTTGTCACCCATTCTTCACAGGAGAGCAAAAACTTGTTGATGCTGCTGGAAGAGTTGAGAAATTCAAAGCTAAATATAACATGGCAAAATAG
- a CDS encoding LL-diaminopimelate aminotransferase, translated as MFPEIEFERMKRLPNYVFAEVNAIKMEARRAGVDVIDFSMGNPDGPTPKHIVDKLKDASSKPKNYGYSASIGIYKLRLAICNWYKRKYGVDFLDPDKHACATMGSKEGYVHLVQAIVNVGDVAVVPDPTYPIHSYAFMLNGAAIHKFELVFDKEFKVDEDLFFKSLQKTIDESIPKVKYVVVNFPHNPSCATVTPEFYTKLVAMAKKERFYIISDIAYADITFDGYKTPSIFQAEGALDVAVECFTLSKSYNMAGWRVGFIVGNEKLVGALKRIKSWLDYGMFAPIQIAATVALDGPQDCVDEIVSKYEKRRDIMLKTFAEAGWIMDKPNASMFIWAKIPEKAQHLGSLEFSKQLLREAQVAVSPGIGFGHYGDQYVRIALIENEKRIRQAAKNIKRYLKTL; from the coding sequence ATGTTTCCAGAAATTGAATTTGAAAGAATGAAAAGGCTTCCAAACTATGTATTTGCAGAAGTAAATGCTATAAAAATGGAAGCTAGAAGAGCAGGTGTTGATGTAATAGATTTTTCAATGGGTAATCCAGATGGTCCTACACCAAAACATATCGTTGATAAATTAAAAGATGCTTCAAGTAAACCAAAAAACTATGGTTATAGTGCAAGTATTGGTATTTATAAATTAAGATTAGCTATTTGTAATTGGTATAAAAGAAAATATGGAGTTGATTTCTTAGATCCTGATAAACATGCTTGTGCAACAATGGGTTCAAAAGAAGGTTATGTACATTTAGTTCAAGCAATAGTAAATGTTGGAGATGTAGCAGTAGTTCCAGATCCAACTTATCCAATTCACTCTTATGCTTTTATGCTAAATGGTGCTGCAATACATAAGTTTGAATTAGTTTTTGATAAAGAATTTAAAGTAGATGAAGATTTATTCTTTAAAAGTTTACAAAAAACAATAGATGAATCTATTCCTAAAGTAAAATATGTAGTTGTAAACTTCCCACACAATCCAAGTTGTGCAACTGTAACACCAGAGTTTTATACAAAACTTGTAGCTATGGCAAAAAAAGAGAGATTTTATATTATTTCTGATATTGCTTATGCTGATATTACTTTTGATGGATATAAAACTCCTTCTATTTTCCAAGCAGAAGGTGCTTTAGATGTTGCTGTTGAATGTTTTACTTTAAGTAAATCATACAATATGGCTGGATGGAGAGTAGGGTTTATAGTTGGAAATGAAAAACTTGTAGGTGCTTTAAAAAGAATTAAATCATGGCTTGATTATGGTATGTTTGCACCTATTCAAATAGCAGCAACTGTTGCTTTAGATGGTCCACAAGATTGTGTAGATGAAATAGTTTCTAAATATGAAAAAAGAAGAGATATTATGCTTAAAACATTTGCAGAAGCTGGTTGGATTATGGATAAACCAAATGCTTCTATGTTTATTTGGGCAAAAATACCTGAAAAAGCTCAACATTTAGGAAGTTTAGAATTTTCTAAACAACTTTTAAGAGAAGCTCAAGTTGCTGTAAGTCCTGGTATTGGATTTGGACATTATGGTGATCAATATGTAAGAATTGCTTTAATTGAAAATGAAAAAAGAATTAGACAAGCTGCAAAAAATATCAAGAGATATTTAAAAACATTATAA
- a CDS encoding homoserine dehydrogenase, whose amino-acid sequence MLRVGIIGVGTVGTSVANILRDNKNIITARAGIEIVPTIGVVSNLNKKRDVEIELTDDVSRVLEDDNIDIVVELMGGIEKPYEIVKKALENGKAVVTANKALLAYHRYELQELASDTPFEFEAAVAGGIPIINALRDGLSANNIKSIQGIMNGTCNFMLTKMINEGVAYDVILKEAQELGYAEADPTFDVGGFDTAHKLLILGSIAYGIDVKPEDILIEGIQNISRTDIEFAKEFEYNIKLLGIAKKVENQIELRVHPVLIPQDKMIAKVDGVMNGVSVIGDKVGETMYYGAGAGGDATASAVIANIIDIARKGKGSPMLGFEKQVGEKPTLMSKDEIRTKYYLRLEVADKSGTLAKVAKVFGDNDISIENMMQKAKKDAKANLLLTTHTCVEKDIIKAINELENSGVVLKKPVMIRIED is encoded by the coding sequence ATGCTTAGAGTTGGAATTATTGGAGTAGGAACAGTTGGAACAAGTGTTGCAAATATTTTAAGAGATAATAAAAATATTATTACTGCACGAGCAGGTATTGAAATTGTTCCTACTATTGGAGTAGTTTCAAATTTAAACAAAAAAAGAGATGTAGAAATAGAACTTACAGATGATGTTTCAAGAGTTTTAGAAGATGATAATATTGATATTGTTGTTGAACTAATGGGCGGAATTGAAAAGCCTTATGAAATTGTAAAAAAAGCTTTAGAAAATGGTAAAGCAGTTGTTACAGCAAATAAGGCTTTATTAGCATACCATAGATATGAACTTCAAGAACTTGCAAGTGATACACCTTTTGAATTTGAAGCAGCAGTTGCAGGTGGAATACCTATAATAAATGCTTTGAGAGATGGACTTAGTGCAAATAATATAAAATCTATTCAAGGTATTATGAATGGAACTTGTAATTTTATGCTTACAAAAATGATAAATGAAGGTGTAGCCTATGATGTTATACTAAAAGAAGCTCAAGAATTAGGTTATGCAGAAGCTGATCCAACTTTTGATGTTGGTGGATTTGATACAGCTCATAAACTTTTAATTCTTGGTTCTATTGCTTATGGTATAGATGTAAAACCTGAAGATATATTAATAGAAGGTATTCAAAATATATCTAGAACAGATATAGAGTTTGCAAAAGAGTTTGAGTACAATATAAAACTTTTAGGAATTGCAAAAAAAGTAGAAAATCAAATAGAACTTAGAGTTCATCCAGTTTTAATTCCTCAAGATAAGATGATAGCAAAAGTTGATGGAGTTATGAATGGCGTATCTGTAATCGGAGATAAAGTTGGTGAAACTATGTATTATGGAGCTGGAGCTGGTGGAGATGCAACTGCTAGTGCAGTTATAGCAAATATCATAGATATTGCTAGAAAAGGTAAAGGTTCTCCAATGCTTGGTTTTGAGAAACAAGTTGGTGAGAAACCAACTCTAATGTCAAAAGATGAAATAAGAACAAAATACTATCTAAGACTTGAAGTTGCTGATAAATCAGGAACTTTAGCAAAAGTTGCAAAAGTTTTTGGTGATAATGATATATCTATTGAAAATATGATGCAAAAAGCTAAAAAAGATGCAAAAGCAAACTTACTTCTTACAACTCATACTTGTGTAGAAAAAGATATTATAAAAGCTATAAATGAATTAGAAAACTCTGGTGTAGTTCTTAAAAAACCTGTTATGATAAGAATAGAAGACTAA
- the mqnP gene encoding menaquinone biosynthesis prenyltransferase MqnP, with the protein MEKIIKKIKDFSELVVFQHSVFALPFIFIAMVVSSSQVNGTPWFGFKLFVLGILAAVTARNFAMGFNRFMDRDIDGLNPRTKNRPNVDGRISPRAMFIFCLVNAFAFILVAYFVNELALILSLPILIIIGSYSYFKRFSYLAHIILGISLALAPIAGVVAVSETVPFWVILLSVGIVFWVAGFDLLYSLQDIDVDKKLGLHSIPSIFGAERTMLLSKLFHFLTVIFWLLFVIYSQSSYLAYLAVLVSAIMLSYEHYLVSKDFRKIDKAFFTVNGYLGIVFLFLIVLDNIFF; encoded by the coding sequence ATGGAAAAAATAATAAAAAAAATAAAAGACTTCAGTGAACTTGTAGTGTTTCAACACTCTGTTTTTGCATTGCCATTTATCTTTATTGCGATGGTTGTATCTTCTTCTCAAGTAAATGGAACTCCTTGGTTTGGATTTAAACTTTTTGTATTAGGTATTTTAGCAGCTGTTACAGCTAGAAACTTTGCTATGGGCTTCAATCGTTTTATGGATAGAGATATAGATGGACTAAATCCACGAACAAAAAATCGTCCAAATGTAGATGGTAGAATATCTCCAAGAGCTATGTTTATCTTCTGTTTAGTAAATGCTTTTGCATTTATTTTAGTTGCATATTTTGTAAATGAACTAGCTTTGATTTTATCACTACCAATTTTAATAATTATTGGTTCATACTCTTATTTTAAAAGATTTTCATATCTTGCACATATTATTTTGGGGATATCTTTAGCCTTAGCACCTATTGCAGGAGTAGTTGCTGTGAGTGAAACTGTACCTTTTTGGGTTATTCTACTAAGTGTTGGAATTGTATTTTGGGTTGCTGGATTTGATTTACTATACTCTTTACAAGATATTGATGTAGATAAAAAACTTGGACTTCACTCAATTCCATCTATTTTTGGTGCAGAGAGAACTATGCTTTTATCAAAATTATTTCACTTTCTAACAGTGATTTTTTGGCTTTTATTTGTGATTTATTCACAAAGTTCATATTTAGCATATTTAGCGGTATTAGTAAGTGCTATAATGTTATCTTATGAACACTATTTAGTTTCAAAAGATTTTAGAAAAATAGATAAAGCATTTTTTACAGTAAATGGATATTTAGGTATAGTTTTTTTATTTTTAATAGTTTTAGACAATATTTTCTTCTAA
- the rlmB gene encoding 23S rRNA (guanosine(2251)-2'-O)-methyltransferase RlmB has product MIIYGKQIVLYVLDKHPNLVEEVFLSKEVDSKLFSRFVKLGKKIHRVDNQKAQALAKGGNHQGLIVKLSEYEYTSLKEIKNMNFILVLDGVTDVGNIGAISRTAYSLGVQGLIASNIKTINNSGCVRTSAGALLDLPFCIHPRSVDLASELIDAGFTLIGATMDGIDLKKYGKIENTDKVALFLGSEGEGISPKVAKKLDLKVSIKMEHEFDSLNVSVAAGILIYNLKK; this is encoded by the coding sequence ATGATAATATACGGAAAACAGATAGTTTTATATGTCCTAGACAAACACCCAAATTTAGTAGAAGAGGTTTTTTTATCAAAAGAAGTAGATAGTAAACTTTTCTCAAGATTTGTAAAATTAGGTAAAAAAATTCATAGAGTTGATAATCAAAAAGCTCAAGCTTTAGCAAAAGGTGGAAATCATCAAGGACTTATTGTAAAGCTTAGTGAATATGAATATACTTCATTAAAAGAGATAAAAAATATGAATTTTATCTTAGTTTTAGATGGAGTTACAGATGTTGGTAATATTGGTGCTATTAGTAGAACTGCTTATTCTTTAGGTGTTCAAGGACTTATAGCTTCAAATATAAAAACTATAAATAATTCTGGATGTGTTAGAACAAGTGCAGGAGCATTACTTGATTTACCATTTTGTATTCATCCAAGAAGTGTAGATTTAGCAAGTGAATTAATAGACGCTGGATTTACTTTAATTGGTGCAACTATGGATGGAATTGATTTAAAGAAATATGGAAAAATTGAGAATACAGATAAAGTTGCTCTATTTTTAGGAAGTGAAGGAGAAGGAATATCTCCAAAAGTTGCTAAAAAACTAGATTTAAAAGTATCAATTAAAATGGAACATGAATTTGACTCATTAAATGTATCTGTTGCAGCAGGAATATTAATCTATAATCTAAAAAAATAA
- the rsmI gene encoding 16S rRNA (cytidine(1402)-2'-O)-methyltransferase, giving the protein MLCLVPTPIGNLEDISQRSLKVLLEAELIFCEDTRVTKKLLNLLAEKYNLDFSNKDFKSFHSHNENQILQSLDKNTFSKNVVYVSDAGMPCISDPGATLVDFCIKNDIPYDVIPGANAVLTAFAMSGFKNTEFTFYGFLDHKGASRNAKLEEILSSNKLGILYESPHRLLKLLEELKNKDENRTIFLAKEISKLHQKTYKDNAKNLYELFLNIDIKGEWVVVIEAKKQIGFNLELDDILPLDLAPKVKAKLIAKLTGASVKEVYQEILDKIAK; this is encoded by the coding sequence ATGTTGTGCTTAGTTCCAACACCAATAGGTAATCTTGAAGATATTTCTCAAAGGTCTCTTAAAGTCCTATTGGAAGCGGAACTAATCTTTTGTGAAGATACAAGAGTTACAAAAAAACTTTTAAATCTTTTAGCTGAGAAATATAACTTAGATTTTTCAAATAAGGATTTTAAATCTTTTCACTCTCACAATGAAAATCAAATTTTACAAAGTTTAGATAAAAATACTTTTTCTAAAAATGTTGTTTATGTAAGTGATGCAGGAATGCCTTGTATTAGTGATCCTGGTGCGACTTTGGTAGATTTTTGTATAAAAAATGATATTCCTTATGATGTAATTCCTGGAGCAAATGCAGTTTTAACAGCCTTTGCTATGAGTGGATTTAAAAATACAGAATTTACTTTTTATGGTTTTTTAGATCATAAAGGTGCAAGTAGAAATGCAAAACTTGAAGAAATTTTAAGTAGTAATAAATTGGGTATTTTATATGAATCACCACATAGACTTTTAAAGCTTCTTGAAGAGCTTAAAAATAAAGATGAAAATAGAACAATATTTTTAGCAAAAGAGATATCAAAACTTCATCAAAAAACATATAAAGACAATGCAAAAAATCTTTATGAACTTTTTTTGAATATTGATATAAAAGGTGAGTGGGTTGTTGTGATTGAAGCAAAAAAACAAATTGGCTTCAATCTTGAATTAGATGATATTCTACCTTTAGATTTAGCTCCCAAAGTTAAAGCAAAGCTTATTGCAAAGCTTACAGGTGCTAGTGTAAAAGAGGTTTATCAAGAAATATTGGATAAAATCGCAAAATGA
- a CDS encoding DUF5906 domain-containing protein produces the protein MENRTTIFKDFKFSIVSLSCPTNKNYVKCDGQIIKTSSANSATGDLKVYVKDSIEGLAEEIKKLQINEALICGKPINEIIEAKITYKGNENLDNKIISRSNEYLELNEEGNLICIDHDPDENLGLVVDSGEDLYKKMIELVPELEHCECLITQSSSSLVFDSETQLPLKKYNGFHLYFIACMVTIGNLKNFIEYLKRQAIELDKFAIKIDKNGSSRAVYIYDEMPLKLTQSGLKFETIPTVASPLILLEKKYIYKNQGSKRALDLSKFDINSLPDPSLKIEKAKLEKKDEIEKIRNKYIESKIGPTIVNYKCSEIEAQRIIKNQIETSELNVNDIIYTDKSGSKYIWDLIVKPNCEINCADPLDAQKGQSKAVFYTNYIFDCIISSRVRGGISYQIDFTIEQIGIILKHQNKYYPATIDKVLNSLSRYIIRKNLSSNDILAISNILNEDKDLQDKFQKIFDVMYVNNKMLKLMKNYACIVIEPNFFMLDISKDKLYIIKVATLKNQLLNKHIKSFFEGKYYEPVDLYLKSNKRVTYDQIVFKDFKDVKKFEYNIFKGWEYKAKKSVDVDFFLNFIREIIANDNQDVYNYIIAFIAHMFQKPFEKMGTALFINGPQGAGKSFFVNTIGSLMGIHFFATSDPNLIFGKFNSHLLPVILLYPNESFFSGNRSDSSKLKSIITEIKMPIEQKGIPAFDGFNYSRIMLDTNDLYIQHTERWDRRYVYTEASSKRVGDLKFFSDMYKITSSKEFKESLMYFFMTFDYSEYEYMLRKAIMTKTKKDQILESLSPVESWWFNCLTEGYITNADQHILPDGTLLISNSSLHESYLDYCKQHNHRYPKGNVQFGKEIHKNLFNESLIINDNTKYNGKNAKVYATLDKLRDYFTKNYHLEFQVDKLSINWIYKTDIQHNIKDIYNGNILINNSINKQQNLPQGIPIR, from the coding sequence ATGGAAAATAGAACAACAATATTTAAAGATTTTAAATTTAGTATAGTTTCATTATCTTGTCCAACGAATAAGAATTATGTAAAATGTGATGGACAAATAATTAAAACTTCAAGTGCTAATTCAGCAACAGGTGACCTAAAAGTTTATGTAAAAGATTCTATAGAAGGATTAGCTGAAGAAATAAAAAAACTTCAAATAAATGAAGCTTTGATATGTGGTAAACCTATTAATGAAATTATTGAAGCAAAAATTACATATAAAGGGAATGAAAATTTAGATAATAAGATTATATCTAGATCGAATGAATATCTTGAGTTAAATGAAGAAGGAAATTTAATTTGTATAGACCATGATCCTGATGAAAATTTAGGATTAGTAGTTGATTCAGGAGAAGACTTATATAAAAAAATGATTGAATTAGTTCCAGAACTAGAACATTGTGAATGTTTAATAACTCAATCTAGCTCCTCATTAGTATTTGATAGTGAAACACAATTACCATTAAAAAAATATAATGGTTTTCATTTATATTTTATAGCTTGTATGGTAACTATTGGAAATTTAAAAAACTTCATTGAATATTTGAAAAGACAAGCCATAGAACTTGATAAATTTGCTATTAAAATAGATAAAAATGGTTCATCAAGAGCTGTTTATATTTATGATGAGATGCCATTAAAATTAACGCAAAGTGGATTAAAATTTGAAACAATTCCCACTGTAGCTTCTCCTTTAATATTATTAGAAAAAAAGTATATTTATAAAAATCAAGGTTCAAAAAGAGCTTTAGATCTATCAAAATTTGATATAAATTCATTACCCGACCCTAGTTTAAAAATAGAAAAGGCAAAGTTAGAAAAAAAAGATGAAATAGAAAAAATCAGAAATAAATATATAGAATCTAAAATAGGCCCTACAATTGTAAATTATAAATGCTCTGAAATAGAGGCTCAAAGAATAATAAAAAATCAAATTGAAACTAGTGAATTAAATGTAAACGATATTATTTATACTGATAAAAGTGGAAGTAAATATATTTGGGATTTAATAGTAAAGCCTAATTGCGAAATTAATTGTGCTGATCCACTCGACGCACAGAAGGGTCAATCTAAAGCTGTTTTTTATACTAATTATATTTTTGATTGTATAATTTCTTCAAGAGTTAGAGGAGGTATATCATATCAAATAGATTTTACAATAGAACAAATAGGAATAATTCTAAAACACCAAAATAAATATTATCCAGCTACAATAGATAAAGTTTTAAATTCATTATCAAGATATATTATTAGAAAAAATCTATCTTCAAATGATATATTAGCTATTTCAAATATACTAAACGAAGATAAAGATTTACAAGATAAATTTCAAAAGATTTTTGATGTAATGTACGTAAATAATAAGATGTTAAAATTAATGAAAAATTACGCTTGTATTGTAATAGAACCTAATTTTTTTATGCTTGATATTTCAAAAGATAAACTTTATATAATAAAAGTTGCAACATTAAAAAATCAGTTATTAAATAAGCATATAAAAAGTTTTTTTGAAGGTAAATATTATGAACCAGTAGATTTGTATTTGAAAAGTAATAAAAGAGTAACTTATGATCAAATAGTATTTAAAGATTTTAAAGATGTTAAAAAGTTTGAATATAATATTTTTAAAGGTTGGGAATATAAAGCCAAAAAATCTGTAGATGTAGATTTTTTCTTAAATTTTATAAGGGAAATAATTGCAAATGATAATCAAGATGTTTATAACTACATTATAGCTTTTATAGCACATATGTTTCAAAAACCATTTGAAAAAATGGGTACGGCACTTTTTATAAATGGTCCACAAGGAGCTGGAAAATCATTTTTTGTTAATACTATTGGGTCATTAATGGGAATTCATTTTTTTGCAACTTCTGATCCTAATCTTATATTTGGAAAATTCAATTCACATTTATTGCCTGTAATTTTACTTTATCCAAATGAATCATTTTTTTCAGGTAATCGGTCAGATTCTTCAAAACTAAAAAGTATTATTACTGAAATAAAAATGCCAATTGAACAAAAAGGAATTCCTGCATTTGATGGTTTTAATTATAGTAGAATTATGTTGGATACCAACGATTTGTATATACAACATACTGAACGTTGGGATCGTAGATATGTATATACAGAAGCTTCAAGTAAAAGAGTTGGAGATTTAAAATTCTTTAGTGACATGTATAAGATTACTTCTTCAAAAGAGTTTAAAGAATCTTTGATGTATTTTTTTATGACGTTTGATTATTCTGAATATGAATATATGTTGAGAAAAGCCATTATGACTAAAACAAAAAAAGATCAAATACTTGAGAGTTTATCTCCTGTTGAGAGTTGGTGGTTTAATTGCTTAACAGAAGGATATATAACAAATGCAGATCAGCATATTTTACCAGATGGGACTTTATTAATTAGTAATTCATCATTGCACGAAAGTTATTTAGATTACTGCAAACAACATAACCATAGATATCCTAAAGGAAATGTGCAATTTGGCAAAGAGATACATAAAAATTTATTTAATGAAAGCTTAATTATAAATGATAATACTAAATATAATGGTAAAAATGCGAAAGTATATGCTACTTTAGATAAATTAAGAGATTATTTTACAAAAAATTATCATTTGGAATTTCAAGTAGATAAGTTATCAATTAATTGGATATATAAAACAGACATACAACATAATATAAAGGATATCTATAATGGAAATATTTTAATTAATAATAGTATTAATAAACAACAAAACTTACCACAAGGAATACCAATAAGGTAA
- a CDS encoding tyrosine-type recombinase/integrase: MAQLDIIKDIQVKNAKAKDKVYYLNDGGGLRLKVDTTGSKIWEFRFTLNGKTRKTTFKTYPTVSLKEARNKREEFQKLININLDPIEYYKNLKKENILEEEGNFLNIVSEWLKKEEKKTASTTHINKVRTFENDIYPFLKDKHIREIAIQDVVKVLEAKLLQSYDVSSKIFSYLDSLFRYAVYKGFCDRNILNDIKKGDIIPSRKTRHFPKITDIDNFKELVNAIYMYRGSYSIRGALKLVLHLPFRAENICKMKWEYINFEKEIITIPRSEMKIKDINLEDFRLPMSKEVIEILKEQFQFSGHQKWVFLGTNNRSPINNESPNKALKIMGFNDESIGKKITLHGFRGTCRSLLDTLDTENKFSFEVKEKLLDHHNNSKTVRAYTNKSNYLEHIKPIVYFWSDFILSLRNKD, from the coding sequence GTGGCACAGCTAGATATAATAAAAGATATACAAGTTAAAAATGCAAAAGCTAAAGATAAAGTATATTACTTAAATGATGGTGGTGGATTACGATTAAAAGTAGATACTACAGGTAGTAAAATTTGGGAATTTAGATTTACATTAAATGGTAAAACTAGAAAAACTACTTTTAAAACATATCCTACAGTTAGTTTAAAAGAAGCAAGAAATAAAAGAGAAGAATTCCAAAAGCTAATAAATATTAATCTTGACCCAATAGAATATTATAAAAATTTAAAAAAAGAAAATATTTTAGAAGAAGAAGGAAATTTTTTAAATATTGTTAGTGAATGGTTAAAAAAAGAAGAAAAAAAAACAGCATCAACTACTCATATAAATAAAGTAAGAACATTCGAGAATGATATTTATCCTTTTTTAAAAGATAAGCATATTAGAGAGATAGCAATCCAAGATGTTGTAAAAGTACTTGAAGCTAAACTTCTACAAAGCTATGATGTGAGTTCAAAAATCTTTTCATATTTAGATAGTTTATTTAGATATGCAGTATATAAAGGGTTTTGTGATAGAAATATTCTAAATGATATAAAAAAAGGAGATATTATTCCTTCTAGAAAAACTAGACACTTCCCAAAAATTACAGATATAGACAATTTTAAAGAATTAGTCAATGCCATATATATGTATAGGGGTTCGTATTCAATAAGAGGTGCTTTAAAGTTAGTTCTTCATCTTCCGTTTAGAGCTGAAAATATTTGTAAGATGAAATGGGAATATATAAATTTTGAAAAAGAGATTATAACAATTCCAAGAAGTGAGATGAAAATAAAAGATATAAATCTTGAAGATTTTAGGTTACCTATGAGTAAAGAAGTTATTGAAATTCTAAAAGAGCAATTTCAATTTAGTGGTCACCAAAAATGGGTATTCTTAGGAACAAATAATAGAAGTCCAATAAATAATGAAAGCCCTAATAAAGCATTGAAAATAATGGGTTTTAATGATGAGTCAATAGGTAAAAAAATTACGCTTCATGGATTTAGAGGTACATGTAGAAGTTTGTTAGATACTTTAGATACTGAAAATAAATTTAGTTTTGAAGTAAAAGAAAAACTTCTTGATCATCATAATAATTCAAAAACAGTAAGAGCTTATACCAATAAAAGTAATTATTTAGAACATATAAAACCAATAGTTTATTTTTGGAGTGATTTTATTTTAAGTCTAAGAAATAAAGATTAA
- a CDS encoding lipoprotein: MKNYIFIIFLTVFLSACSTKIDRSIEQSNVQDVSELILQLAEKEKEINDIIKELEQCNATKKREQ; this comes from the coding sequence ATGAAAAACTATATATTTATTATTTTTTTAACTGTTTTTTTATCTGCTTGTTCTACAAAGATTGACAGATCTATCGAACAGTCAAATGTTCAAGATGTTTCAGAGCTTATTTTACAATTAGCAGAAAAAGAAAAAGAGATAAATGATATTATAAAAGAGCTTGAACAGTGCAATGCAACTAAAAAAAGAGAACAATGA
- a CDS encoding DUF2958 domain-containing protein, with protein sequence MRLLTDEQAKNLPPLYATENIATKDKIVKIKFFTPDSSWSWYAVEYDKDEKIFFGYVNGHYPEWGYFSLEELEQTKGHFGLHIERDIHFKEQPFGQIKELQ encoded by the coding sequence ATGAGATTACTCACTGACGAGCAAGCAAAAAATTTACCACCACTTTATGCAACTGAGAATATTGCTACAAAAGATAAGATAGTAAAGATTAAGTTCTTTACCCCTGATAGTAGTTGGTCTTGGTATGCTGTAGAGTATGATAAAGATGAAAAAATATTCTTTGGTTATGTAAATGGACATTATCCTGAATGGGGATATTTTAGCTTAGAAGAATTAGAACAAACAAAAGGTCATTTTGGATTACATATTGAAAGAGATATACATTTCAAAGAACAACCTTTTGGGCAAATAAAGGAATTACAATGA